A region from the Candidatus Kryptoniota bacterium genome encodes:
- a CDS encoding DUF1697 domain-containing protein, whose protein sequence is MAVYISLLRGINVGGNKIVPMSDLEGMFGQLGFSDVTTYIQSGNIVFKSGKKSVLELEKKISAAIKTRFGFQVDVLVLSLDDLKKMMEKNPFTDNKLKTGERIYFTIMSDKVKSETVASLNHPKGAGDDFKVIGRVAYLLCRTGYSKTVFNNNYIEKILKVTATTRNLETLSKLVEIGNDLAGKPD, encoded by the coding sequence ATGGCTGTCTACATTTCACTTCTACGCGGAATAAATGTCGGTGGAAACAAGATCGTACCGATGAGCGACCTCGAGGGAATGTTCGGACAACTCGGATTCTCCGACGTTACAACCTATATCCAAAGTGGCAACATTGTTTTCAAAAGCGGCAAGAAGTCCGTTCTTGAGCTTGAAAAGAAAATATCGGCCGCAATCAAAACCCGATTCGGATTTCAAGTAGACGTATTGGTCCTTTCTCTTGACGATTTGAAGAAGATGATGGAGAAGAATCCGTTCACGGATAACAAGTTGAAAACCGGCGAACGTATATATTTTACAATAATGTCGGATAAGGTGAAGAGCGAGACCGTCGCATCATTGAATCATCCGAAAGGAGCTGGTGATGATTTCAAGGTGATAGGCCGGGTCGCTTATCTTTTATGCCGAACCGGGTACTCGAAGACTGTTTTCAACAACAACTATATTGAGAAGATCCTGAAGGTGACTGCGACCACGAGGAATCTTGAAACACTCTCAAAACTGGTCGAGATTGGAAATGACCTTGCCGGTAAGCCCGATTGA
- a CDS encoding J domain-containing protein — translation MTWQEAFDILELSNPKTLEELREAYSIQVKAWHPDRFESDAKMQRIGTARMKLINEAFRYLRENWSKREDYLIRQKVHKAPIPVGERRTGPREIVTVLEHARSVARKTGITFAAKRIHEYLGDATISAIFSDHRSRELRLKVGEAVTIEFGKSARYEIRLLQVRQVYKSRRGMPFPLFYPAADLAVTRLA, via the coding sequence ATGACATGGCAGGAGGCTTTTGATATTCTTGAGTTGTCGAATCCTAAAACTCTTGAAGAACTTCGAGAAGCTTACAGCATACAGGTGAAGGCCTGGCATCCGGACCGCTTCGAAAGCGACGCCAAAATGCAGCGAATCGGAACCGCGAGGATGAAGCTCATAAACGAGGCGTTCAGATACCTCAGGGAGAATTGGTCGAAGCGTGAGGACTATCTAATAAGACAAAAGGTCCACAAGGCACCCATTCCGGTCGGCGAACGTAGGACGGGTCCCAGGGAAATAGTGACGGTCCTGGAACACGCACGTTCGGTTGCGAGGAAAACGGGAATAACTTTTGCCGCGAAGAGAATACACGAGTACCTTGGCGACGCGACGATCTCAGCGATCTTCTCAGATCACCGCAGTCGCGAACTGAGACTCAAGGTAGGAGAAGCAGTAACGATCGAGTTTGGAAAATCAGCTCGGTACGAAATACGCTTGCTTCAGGTCAGGCAGGTGTACAAGTCGCGTCGTGGGATGCCGTTTCCACTGTTCTATCCAGCCGCCGACCTGGCAGTAACGAGACTCGCTTGA
- a CDS encoding YwbE family protein, which translates to MIGTKRSDIEPGLKVSIVLKQDQRTGKLTEGIVKDILTSSPTHPHGIKVRLETGEVGRVKKIQNS; encoded by the coding sequence GTGATTGGCACAAAACGATCTGACATAGAGCCGGGGCTCAAGGTCTCGATCGTCCTGAAGCAGGATCAACGAACCGGCAAACTTACGGAGGGAATCGTTAAGGATATACTCACGAGTTCTCCAACCCATCCGCATGGTATCAAGGTGCGCTTGGAAACGGGAGAAGTCGGAAGGGTAAAGAAAATTCAGAACTCGTGA
- a CDS encoding aminoacyl-histidine dipeptidase yields MNETAIQGLKPEAVWKYFLEISAIPRGSKNEKQVLEYIKKTAASMGLKYKQDKVGNVLITKPASPGKEKSPVVILQAHTDMVCEKNRDVQHDFLKDGIKFHKEGNYIKADGTTLGSDDGIGVASLLAVLADKSLVHGPIEGLFTIDEETGLTGANHIEKGFLSGFVMMNLDSEDEGIIYIGCAGGLDTSITVPVKRKAVTGKVEFLNVMIRGLKGGHSGVDIHVGRANALKLLTRTLMAIDARTKMKLVSLEGGSKHNAIPREAEASIAVPASDAGRVSKLAAECEKTFKNAFSSVDPEVKVLVEKGKKSKQAFDDASKLKVLGTLAGLPHGVIRMSNDIPDLVETSTNVAVMRTEKAGVTIVTSQRSSIESEKDMIAAQVASVGQLAGAKVKVSDGYPGWQPNVNSRALNIGKETYKRTFGKDPAVKAIHAGLECGIINDRAGGTIDTISFGPTIIGPHSPDERVEIGSVEKFYRFLVEQLRAIA; encoded by the coding sequence ATGAACGAAACAGCTATCCAGGGTCTGAAACCAGAAGCAGTCTGGAAGTACTTCCTCGAAATCAGCGCGATACCACGCGGGTCTAAGAACGAAAAGCAGGTATTGGAGTATATCAAGAAGACGGCGGCGTCGATGGGACTGAAATATAAACAGGACAAGGTCGGGAATGTCCTGATTACAAAACCCGCGAGCCCGGGTAAGGAAAAGTCGCCGGTGGTAATCCTCCAGGCGCATACAGACATGGTCTGTGAAAAGAACCGGGACGTGCAGCACGATTTTCTTAAAGATGGCATTAAGTTTCACAAGGAGGGCAACTACATCAAAGCGGACGGCACGACGCTTGGCTCGGACGACGGAATTGGCGTCGCGTCTCTTCTTGCAGTGCTCGCCGACAAGTCTCTCGTTCACGGCCCGATCGAAGGCCTTTTTACGATAGACGAAGAAACGGGACTGACCGGAGCGAACCACATTGAGAAGGGCTTCCTGTCCGGATTCGTGATGATGAATCTCGATTCTGAAGATGAGGGCATCATCTATATCGGGTGCGCAGGCGGACTTGATACTTCTATTACAGTCCCTGTGAAAAGAAAAGCAGTTACAGGGAAAGTGGAATTTCTTAACGTGATGATTCGCGGCTTGAAGGGCGGACATTCCGGCGTTGACATTCATGTCGGCCGGGCAAACGCACTGAAACTTCTGACCCGCACATTAATGGCCATCGATGCGCGGACAAAAATGAAACTCGTCTCTTTGGAAGGCGGAAGCAAGCATAATGCTATCCCGCGCGAGGCCGAAGCGAGTATCGCGGTGCCGGCTTCGGATGCGGGAAGGGTAAGCAAGCTCGCGGCGGAATGTGAGAAGACGTTTAAGAATGCATTCTCTTCAGTCGATCCCGAAGTGAAGGTGCTTGTGGAAAAAGGAAAGAAGTCGAAACAGGCGTTCGACGACGCTTCGAAGCTCAAAGTTCTCGGGACGCTTGCCGGATTGCCCCACGGGGTCATCAGGATGAGCAACGATATCCCCGATCTCGTTGAAACATCCACCAACGTGGCGGTTATGCGGACCGAAAAAGCCGGCGTAACTATTGTCACGAGCCAAAGAAGTTCGATCGAATCGGAAAAGGATATGATTGCAGCCCAGGTTGCCTCTGTCGGCCAGTTGGCAGGCGCGAAGGTGAAAGTGAGCGACGGATATCCCGGCTGGCAGCCGAATGTCAATTCTCGCGCACTGAATATCGGGAAAGAGACTTACAAGCGCACATTCGGCAAAGACCCCGCCGTGAAAGCTATCCACGCAGGACTTGAATGCGGTATCATAAACGACCGGGCCGGCGGAACGATCGACACCATTTCTTTCGGACCCACGATCATCGGGCCGCATTCGCCAGATGAACGAGTGGAGATCGGGAGCGTCGAAAAATTTTACAGGTTCCTTGTCGAACAGCTTAGAGCAATAGCATAA